AAAAAACTATTTCCGAATATCTCAACCGCGAGGACTGGAGAGTTAACGCCAACGCCAACCAGGGTTATTCTTTGGGCGGAATGATACTCAACACTTCCGGCAAAGTTACAGCCAACTACTGGCTTTCCCATGTTTATCCCGAGGACGTGGCCAATGCCCACAGAAACGCCGATTATCATATTCACGACCTGGATATGTTCTCCGGTTATTGCGCCGGCTGGTCGCTGCGGGCGCTTCTGGAAGAAGGGCTCAACGGCGTGCCTTCCAAAACGGAATCGGCCCCGCCCAAGCATTTGTCCAGCGCCATCAATCAGATGGTTAACTTTTTCGGCACGCTTCAGAACGAGTGGGCCGGCGCGCAGGCGTTTTCTTCTTTTGACACTTATCTTTCCCCGTTCGTGAAAAAGTTTGAGATGGAACTGGAAGACGAAATAAACAATTCCGGCGTTTACAATTTTCCGTCGGAAGAGGCGAAGCAGAAATTCATTGACGAAAAGACCTACAAATTTGTCAAACAAAACATCCAATCCTTCGTCTTCAACCTCAATATCCCGTCCAGATGGGGGACGCAGACTCCTTTTACCAACATTACTTTAGACCTCGTTTGCCCGGAAGACCTGAAAAAGCAGAGTCTGAAGATGGGCGGCAAATACTTCCCTTACGCGTTCGGCCAGCTCCAGAAAGAAATGGACATGATAAACAAGGCTTACGTGGAAGTGATGACCGCTGGAGACGCCAAGGGCAGAGTCTTCACTTTTCCCATCCCGACTTACAACATCACTAAAGACTTTGATTGGGACAATCCCAATCATGAGCCCATTTTTGAGATGACGGCCAAATATGGTATGCCTTACTTCCAAAACTTCATCAATTCCGATATGAAGCCCAATCAGATTCGTTCCATGTGCTGCCGCCTTCAGTTGGACTTGCGGGAGCTTCTCAAACGGGGTAACGGGCTTTTCGGCAGCGCCGAAATGACCGGCAGCATTGGAGTGGTGACCATCAATTCCGCCAGAATAGGCTACACCGGCAAAGGCGACAAGCAAAAATTTTTGGAGCGGCTGGAACATCTGATGTATCTGGCCAAGACCTCGTTGGAAATAAAAAGAAAAGAAGTGGCCAAGTGGCTGGAGCGCGGATTGTTCCCTTACTCCAAGAGATATTTGCCGGGGTTGAACAATCATTTTTCCACCATCGGCATTAACGGGCTAAACGAAGCGATATTAAATTTTACCGGCGGCAAGGAAAACATAACCACCGAATGGGGCTCAAAATTCGCCGAGGAAACGCTGATTTTCATGAGAGAAAAATTGAAGGCTTATCAGGAGGAAACGGGCAATCTTTATAACCTGGAGGCTTCTCCGGCGGAGGGCGCCACCCATCGCTTCGCCAAGGAGGACCAGCGGATTTTCCCCGGCATAATCCAGGCCGGAACGCCGGAAGCTCCTTACTACACCAACTCCTCCCAGATACCGGTGGAGTACACGGACGACGCCTTTGAGGCGCTGGAGCTGCAGGACAAACTGCAGACCAAGTATACCGGAGGCACAGTTCTGCACTTATATATGAATGAGAGGATGTGCGACGCCTCAAGTTGCCGGAAGCTGGTTAAAACAGTATTGAGCAAATACCGGCTGCCATATATCACCATCACCCCGACGTTTTCCATCTGTCCCAAGCATGGATACTTGAAAGGCGAGCATCACTTCTGCCCGGCGTGCGACCAGGAGATAGGTTACGCCGGAAGCAACATTGATGAAAACGAAATTAAAAAACACAGGTCGAAAAAATTATCAGCCGATTCGCTGGGCGATTTGGCGCGCGG
The Candidatus Paceibacter sp. DNA segment above includes these coding regions:
- a CDS encoding ribonucleoside triphosphate reductase, coding for MISKIIKRNGEIVDFKPEKISNAITKAVQAVGGHDLETPKKLTEIVVKQIEKVFGGSGRLPDVESVQDVVEKVLIEEGHAKTAKAYILYREKRNERRYDKSVTVSVEKTISEYLNREDWRVNANANQGYSLGGMILNTSGKVTANYWLSHVYPEDVANAHRNADYHIHDLDMFSGYCAGWSLRALLEEGLNGVPSKTESAPPKHLSSAINQMVNFFGTLQNEWAGAQAFSSFDTYLSPFVKKFEMELEDEINNSGVYNFPSEEAKQKFIDEKTYKFVKQNIQSFVFNLNIPSRWGTQTPFTNITLDLVCPEDLKKQSLKMGGKYFPYAFGQLQKEMDMINKAYVEVMTAGDAKGRVFTFPIPTYNITKDFDWDNPNHEPIFEMTAKYGMPYFQNFINSDMKPNQIRSMCCRLQLDLRELLKRGNGLFGSAEMTGSIGVVTINSARIGYTGKGDKQKFLERLEHLMYLAKTSLEIKRKEVAKWLERGLFPYSKRYLPGLNNHFSTIGINGLNEAILNFTGGKENITTEWGSKFAEETLIFMREKLKAYQEETGNLYNLEASPAEGATHRFAKEDQRIFPGIIQAGTPEAPYYTNSSQIPVEYTDDAFEALELQDKLQTKYTGGTVLHLYMNERMCDASSCRKLVKTVLSKYRLPYITITPTFSICPKHGYLKGEHHFCPACDQEIGYAGSNIDENEIKKHRSKKLSADSLGDLARGSAPAVLEEEKA